A stretch of Lathyrus oleraceus cultivar Zhongwan6 chromosome 6, CAAS_Psat_ZW6_1.0, whole genome shotgun sequence DNA encodes these proteins:
- the LOC127096461 gene encoding uncharacterized protein LOC127096461: MSCVDELKTPLIEIKNALMRDNAFPICSNDCEHCLINPQQCRTLKSVIQQLMDQGILVVDCPSTKEDVSTLEIPYDEVPPLQIPYDFSQLTLSTNPVTPIIITVPTPFPYVDTKVVPWMYDTSVYIHGQKIQEELLKSSDPMINITDTSGIMRSGRIFSPTPTPIGTINPSTSDKGKQIDGAQQRQDPAPSNEVDEFLRIIKKSDYRVVDQLNQTPSNISMLSLLMCSEAHRDASVKFLRTTHVPQEISVCQFEGVVNNIATSLNLGFSYEELPAEGRNHNKALHISIECVDTVLSRVLVDTGSSLNVMPKSSFSKLTIEGLVMKPSKLIVRAFDGTRRTIIGEVNFPMKIGPHTFLITFFVMDIYPAYNCLLGRPWIHSAGAVTSMLHQKLKFLADDKLVVVEGEEDIVVSHLASFRYVEGEGEMRKILFQSFEVINVEMVCPAKDESKDAESPMASLKDALKIIKDGHPQGWGRLLELPANKDRTGFGYNSQNLKKPAPIATKGSMLLLSENFSSAGSLDDNRICAMEEEEEEDVGLIFTKTDGKGATKWTEIEIPKVTLIEISSSTTTNDNSATVSYDFDNPINQAGEECEEEAEIPEELARLLKQQEKVIQPHEESVEVINLGTNEEAKEV, encoded by the exons ATGTCCTGTGTGGACGAGTTAAAAACACCACTCATCGAGATCAAGAATGCTTTAATGAGGGATAATGCCTTTCCCATCTGTAGTAATGACTGTGAACACTGTCTGATTAACCCGCAACAATGTAGAACATTGAAGTCTGTCATACAACAATTAATGGACCAAGGGATCTTGGTGGTAGACTGTCCGTCCACAAAGGAAGATGTGTCTACCCTCGAGATACCATACGACGAAGTCCCTCCTCTGCAAATTCCATATGACTTCTCTCAGTTAACTCTGTCGACAAATCCTGTTACTCCAATCATAATAACAGTTCCCACACCATTCCCATATGTTGACACCAAGGTAGTCCCATGGATGTATGACACCTCAGTCTACATTCATGGTCAGAAGATTCAAGAAGAACTGTTGAAGTCTAGTGATCCAATGATCAATATCACCGACACTAGCGGAATCATGAGAAGTGGGAGGATATTTTCACCAACACCCACTCCAATTGGAACTATCAATCCTTCAACTTCAGACAAAGGCAAACAAATTGATGGCGCTCAGCAAAGACAAGACCCTGCACCTTCCAATGAAGTAGACGAGTTCTTACGCATTATCAAGAAGAGCGATTATCGAGTAGTTGATCAACTTAACCAGACACCCTCGAACatctcaatgttgtctttatTAATGTGCTCGGAGGCTCATAGGGATGCTTCGGTAAAATTTCTGAGGACAACTCATGTACCGCAAGAGATATCTGTTTGTCAGTTTGAAGGAGTAGTTAACAATATCGCTACTAGCTTAAACTTGGGTTTTAGTTATGAAGAGCTTCCCGCCGAGGGGaggaatcataacaaggctctccatatttctattgagtgtgTGGACACAGTCCTATCAAGAGTTTTGGTAGACACTGGGTCTTCCCTTAATGTGATGCCTAAGAGCTCCTTTTCTAAACTAACTATTGAAGGACTCGTAATGAAGCCGAGTAAGCTTATAGTAAGAGCATTTGATGGGACTAGAAGGACTATAATCGGTGAGGTGAATTTTCCTATGAAGATTGGTCCTCATACTTTCCTTATCACTTTCTTCGTAATGGATATCTATCCAGCCTACAATTGTCTACTTGGGAGGCCTTGGATCCATTCGGCTGGTGCAGTCACTTCAATGCtccaccaaaaattgaaattcttAGCTGATGATAAACTAGTTGTTGTCGAGGGTGAGGAGGACATTGTCGTAAGTCACCTCGCATCTTTCCGATACGTTGAAGGAGAAGGGGAGATGAGGAAAATCCTGTTCCAATCATTTGAAGTTATCAATGTTGAAATGGTTTGCCCAGCAAAGGATGAATCAAAAGATGCCGAATCTCCAATGGCATCTCTTAAAGACGCCCTGAAAATCATAAAGGATGGACACCCCCAAGGATGGGGAAGATTGCTTGAACTTCCTGCCAACAAGGACCGTACCGGTTTCGGATACAACTCCCAGAATTTGAAGAAGCCCGCGCCGATAGCTACAAAGGGATCAATGCTCCTGCTATCTGAAAACTTCTCAAGTGCTGGTTCCCTTGATGACAACCGTATATGTGCcatggaagaagaagaagaagaagatgttGGGTTAATCTTCACAAAGACTGATGGAAAGGGTGCCACCAAATGGACCGAGATTGAAATACCTAAAGTAACTTTGATTGAAAT ATCATCCTCGACAACCACCAATGACAATTCTGCTACGGTCTCGTACGATTTTGACAACCCGATTAATCAAGCCGGTGAAGAGTGTGAAGAAGAGGCCGAAATCCCTGAAGAATTGGCAAGGCTGCTCAAGCAACAGGAAAAAGTCATCCAGCCGCACGAAGAATCAGTGGAAGTGATTAACCTTGGGACAAATGAGGAAGCGAAAGAAGTCTGA